The following proteins are co-located in the Heliorestis convoluta genome:
- a CDS encoding CheB methylesterase domain-containing protein, whose translation MPRIDRETPSVIAIGASTGGPPVFLQILQALPKKFPVPIVAVQHVAEGFMNSLVGWLQQHCRVKVKLAEKGERICRGTVYFAPEGYHLEVNSSGIIALSSAPPQAGHRPSIDLTFQSLCCFSPCCWAFLLTGMGKDGAQGLKGLHDSGCYTVVQDPASSIIYGMPGEALRLHAVDEVLSPPLMIERLLGLVERKAL comes from the coding sequence GTGCCTAGGATCGATAGAGAAACCCCTTCTGTAATTGCCATTGGGGCTTCTACGGGTGGCCCTCCTGTTTTCCTTCAAATCCTACAAGCCTTACCAAAAAAATTTCCTGTACCTATCGTGGCCGTACAACATGTGGCAGAAGGTTTTATGAACTCTCTAGTTGGTTGGCTGCAACAGCACTGTCGTGTAAAAGTTAAATTGGCAGAAAAAGGCGAACGAATTTGTAGAGGAACAGTATACTTTGCGCCAGAAGGCTATCATCTAGAAGTAAATTCAAGTGGAATCATTGCACTTTCTTCAGCACCGCCACAAGCCGGTCATCGTCCGTCCATTGATCTAACTTTTCAGTCTTTGTGTTGCTTTAGTCCTTGTTGTTGGGCTTTTCTCCTAACGGGCATGGGCAAAGATGGGGCACAAGGATTGAAAGGCCTTCATGATAGTGGTTGTTACACGGTAGTGCAAGACCCTGCTTCGTCTATTATTTATGGAATGCCTGGAGAAGCCCTTCGCTTACATGCTGTTGATGAGGTGTTGTCGCCACCGTTGATGATTGAACGGCTCTTGGGACTTGTTGAAAGAAAAGCATTGTAA